Proteins encoded within one genomic window of Acidithiobacillus sp. AMEEHan:
- a CDS encoding HD domain-containing protein: MASDSESVILPSSASLQPPFPTEGSITQRLRGFAQATDDALRMLWRQLAAPAGLALIAVGGYGRGVLFPFSDLDLLLLRTPDCAAEDFVSQFLTSLWDRGQQVGAALRTVTETLEAARGDLSIATTLLELRFLAGDAGLWQDLRRQLRNNPPWSINAFFAAKVAEQEARHRRFRDTAYHLEPQTKDGPGGLRDVHQLLWFAGRIWQRPELAVFKRVDILDAADLRQLRAAERFIAQVRVAMHLRSGRAEDRLRLELQEAIANDLGFTAKRGRSAAERLMQRLYQSFAEIQALTAIVEEAIAHYLATGQFLDSSFDAEEHPSALLRHWGQRASVAADLPAQMLRAARRQQKDWKPQLFSDPAFRAAFLQAIVEPLRASRVLNWLHRTGLLGRILPAFQRISGLIQRDLFHAYTVDQHTLFLVDQLAELWRDTDTRVLRTAWREIDQPAYLILAGLFHDIGKGRGGDHSRIGAREWRTFARRLQLPESERAVVAWLIEEHLLMSSTSQRRDLDDPEIIRQFALWAGTRKRLAHLFLLTVADMRATNPDLWNDWKASLLYKLYERADAFLASGTAADDRREIARQRIEALAGNFSDLQSVELQRLWRALPVGYFLRYDSEELLWQARQILQRKEDYRVAIRHHRHQGEQIFLFGPDRPGLFQNIAAVLDRHSLAVLDARIDTSDNGLALDTFHVVDETRAFQRSAAAHDELATELRNMLNLGVHSEPHFGLRHRDARHRFFAGIPLQLHLDNDALPDDTLLEVQACDQMGLLYSVGAVIAELGFSVVAAKVSTFGERVEDTFFIRNERGEKLRRRERQLLLTTLEQRLNDKFPSERAKVH, translated from the coding sequence TTGGCCTCTGACAGCGAGTCGGTGATTCTTCCCTCCAGTGCATCGTTGCAGCCTCCTTTTCCCACTGAGGGCAGCATCACTCAGCGTCTGCGCGGTTTCGCGCAGGCCACCGACGATGCTCTGCGGATGCTGTGGCGACAGCTGGCAGCGCCAGCGGGGCTGGCCCTGATTGCTGTTGGTGGCTACGGCCGCGGCGTCCTCTTTCCTTTCTCGGACCTCGATCTCCTGCTATTGCGCACCCCGGACTGCGCTGCAGAAGATTTTGTCAGCCAATTTTTGACCTCTCTTTGGGACCGGGGGCAGCAAGTCGGTGCTGCCTTGCGCACGGTAACAGAGACCCTGGAGGCAGCCCGTGGCGACCTGAGCATTGCCACCACCCTGCTGGAACTCCGCTTCCTCGCCGGCGATGCAGGCCTCTGGCAGGACCTGCGAAGGCAACTGCGGAACAACCCCCCGTGGTCGATCAATGCTTTTTTTGCCGCCAAGGTAGCCGAACAGGAGGCGCGTCATCGCCGTTTCCGCGATACCGCGTATCATCTGGAGCCACAGACCAAGGATGGCCCGGGGGGCTTGCGCGATGTGCACCAGCTTCTCTGGTTTGCCGGGCGCATTTGGCAACGGCCAGAACTTGCGGTATTCAAGCGCGTCGACATCCTGGATGCGGCGGACTTGCGCCAGTTGCGCGCGGCCGAGCGCTTCATCGCCCAAGTGCGGGTAGCCATGCATCTGCGTAGCGGACGTGCAGAGGATCGGCTGCGTCTGGAGTTACAGGAAGCCATCGCGAACGATCTAGGCTTCACGGCAAAACGCGGAAGAAGTGCAGCGGAACGGCTGATGCAACGTCTCTACCAGTCGTTTGCCGAAATCCAGGCTTTGACCGCTATTGTCGAAGAGGCGATTGCGCACTATCTGGCCACGGGACAATTCCTCGACAGCTCCTTCGATGCCGAGGAGCATCCGAGCGCGCTGCTGCGCCACTGGGGACAACGAGCCAGTGTCGCAGCGGATTTGCCTGCGCAGATGCTGCGCGCCGCTCGGCGCCAGCAAAAGGATTGGAAGCCCCAACTGTTTTCCGATCCCGCGTTTCGCGCCGCATTTTTACAGGCTATCGTCGAGCCCCTGCGTGCTAGTCGCGTGCTCAACTGGTTGCACCGTACGGGTCTGCTGGGGCGTATCCTGCCCGCCTTTCAGCGCATCAGTGGGCTGATTCAGCGCGATCTTTTCCATGCCTACACCGTCGACCAGCACACCCTCTTCTTGGTCGATCAACTCGCTGAACTCTGGCGGGACACCGATACCCGAGTGTTGCGTACTGCCTGGCGCGAAATTGATCAACCGGCCTACCTGATCCTGGCAGGGCTTTTTCACGACATCGGCAAGGGCCGCGGTGGGGATCATTCTCGCATCGGAGCGCGCGAGTGGCGCACTTTTGCCCGACGCCTGCAACTTCCGGAAAGTGAGCGTGCAGTGGTCGCCTGGCTCATCGAAGAACACCTGCTCATGTCTTCCACCTCGCAGCGACGCGATCTGGATGACCCGGAAATCATTCGCCAGTTTGCGCTATGGGCAGGCACCCGCAAGCGTCTCGCGCACCTGTTTCTGTTGACCGTGGCTGATATGCGGGCCACCAATCCCGATCTCTGGAACGATTGGAAGGCGAGTCTGCTCTACAAGCTCTACGAACGCGCCGATGCCTTCCTGGCTTCCGGGACCGCCGCCGATGATCGACGGGAGATTGCGCGCCAGCGCATCGAAGCCCTTGCCGGGAATTTTTCCGATCTGCAAAGTGTCGAGCTACAGCGTCTGTGGCGCGCACTGCCGGTAGGGTACTTTCTCCGCTACGACAGCGAGGAACTGCTCTGGCAGGCACGACAAATTCTGCAACGAAAGGAAGATTATCGCGTCGCCATCCGACACCATCGCCATCAGGGAGAGCAAATTTTTCTTTTCGGTCCCGATCGGCCAGGCTTGTTTCAAAATATTGCCGCGGTTCTGGATCGCCATTCGCTGGCCGTTCTGGATGCACGGATCGATACCAGCGACAACGGTCTCGCTCTGGATACCTTTCACGTAGTCGACGAAACACGCGCCTTTCAACGTTCGGCGGCGGCCCATGATGAGTTGGCGACGGAGCTGCGCAACATGCTGAATCTGGGCGTCCACAGCGAACCCCATTTTGGGCTGCGCCACCGCGATGCGCGCCATCGTTTTTTCGCCGGCATTCCTCTGCAACTGCATCTGGATAATGATGCATTGCCGGACGATACCTTGCTGGAAGTGCAGGCCTGTGACCAGATGGGATTGCTCTATTCCGTCGGTGCCGTGATTGCGGAGCTCGGGTTCAGTGTCGTTGCCGCAAAGGTCTCTACCTTTGGTGAGCGCGTGGAAGACACCTTTTTCATCCGAAATGAACGGGGAGAGAAATTGCGTCGCCGGGAGCGCCAACTCCTGCTGACGACCTTGGAGCAACGCCTGAACGACAAATTTCCATCAGAAAGGGCGAAAGTTCATTGA
- a CDS encoding NAD(P)/FAD-dependent oxidoreductase: MAHVVILGAGTGGMPAAYEMKHALGAGHEVTLISTNDYFQFVPSNPWLGVGWSKREDITFPIRPYVERRGIKFIAKNAEKIDAEAQTITLADGSSVHYDYLMIATGPRLAFELVPGSDPHEGPVQSVCTTDHAELAYGKYQELLENPGPIVIGAMAGASCFGPAYEYAMIVASDLKKRGMRDKIPSFSFVTSEPYIGHLGISGVGDSTGILSKGLEEEGIKAYTNCKVNKVENGEMFITQVNDKGETVKEFTLPVKFGMMIPAFRGVPAVANVEGLCNPGGFVIVDDNQRSKKYPNIYAVGIAIAIPPVEATPVPTGAPKTGYMIESMVSASVHNIKADIEGRVGDKTMGTWNAVCFADMGDRGAAFVALPQIKPRKVDVFAYGRWVHLAKVAFEKYFIRKMKMGVSEPFYERVLFKMMGITRLKEETEVEQRKAS; this comes from the coding sequence ATGGCACATGTGGTGATTTTGGGTGCAGGAACAGGTGGCATGCCTGCCGCATATGAAATGAAGCACGCTTTGGGAGCAGGGCATGAAGTTACGTTGATCAGCACCAACGACTATTTTCAGTTCGTGCCATCCAACCCTTGGCTGGGCGTGGGCTGGTCCAAGCGCGAGGACATCACCTTCCCCATTCGTCCCTATGTGGAACGCCGTGGCATCAAGTTTATTGCCAAAAATGCGGAAAAGATCGACGCAGAAGCGCAGACCATCACTCTGGCAGATGGCAGCTCGGTTCACTACGATTACCTGATGATCGCCACTGGCCCGCGCCTCGCCTTTGAGCTGGTTCCGGGCTCTGACCCGCACGAAGGGCCGGTGCAGTCTGTCTGCACCACCGACCATGCCGAGCTCGCCTATGGCAAGTATCAGGAACTGCTAGAAAATCCTGGCCCCATCGTCATTGGCGCCATGGCCGGTGCCAGCTGTTTCGGTCCTGCTTACGAGTACGCCATGATCGTTGCATCTGATCTCAAGAAGCGCGGCATGCGTGACAAGATTCCCTCCTTCTCCTTTGTCACCAGCGAGCCTTATATTGGTCACCTCGGCATCTCCGGCGTTGGTGACTCTACGGGCATCCTGAGCAAGGGGCTAGAAGAGGAGGGCATCAAGGCCTACACCAACTGCAAGGTGAATAAGGTCGAAAATGGGGAAATGTTCATCACCCAGGTCAACGACAAGGGCGAGACCGTCAAGGAATTCACTCTGCCGGTGAAGTTCGGCATGATGATTCCCGCATTCCGGGGGGTTCCGGCGGTTGCCAATGTCGAGGGCCTGTGCAATCCCGGCGGCTTTGTCATCGTCGATGACAATCAGCGCAGCAAGAAGTACCCCAACATTTACGCCGTGGGAATTGCCATCGCCATTCCGCCGGTCGAAGCGACGCCGGTGCCGACTGGCGCCCCCAAGACGGGATACATGATCGAATCCATGGTCAGTGCCTCGGTGCACAACATCAAGGCGGACATCGAAGGCCGCGTCGGCGACAAGACCATGGGCACCTGGAACGCCGTCTGCTTTGCCGACATGGGCGATCGTGGAGCTGCCTTCGTGGCCCTGCCGCAGATCAAGCCGCGCAAGGTGGACGTCTTTGCCTACGGGCGCTGGGTCCATCTGGCCAAGGTGGCCTTCGAGAAGTACTTCATCCGCAAGATGAAGATGGGGGTTTCCGAGCCCTTCTACGAGCGTGTGCTCTTCAAGATGATGGGGATCACCCGCCTCAAGGAAGAGACGGAGGTCGAGCAGCGCAAGGCTTCCTGA
- the hflD gene encoding high frequency lysogenization protein HflD, producing MISQFLPAPQRLPDRCLALAGMLRAALEVQEAARRGRSDNHLLLLSVQSILAINAQDSIAALAGLDGLQRGLQALCPLLHRGPAQAEEAEILRYTLSLAKLSGRLLAQPKAMDRVQRGIEQARRQVDHFGELLHPSVLAGLADTYAEGIGTLSPRIIVSGESRFLTRDEDTARIRTLLLGGIRAGVLWRQAGGRIWTTLLERGKLCECSRDYLRQLPGRA from the coding sequence TTGATTTCCCAGTTCTTACCCGCTCCACAGCGTCTACCTGATCGCTGCCTCGCGCTGGCGGGAATGCTGCGCGCCGCACTCGAGGTACAGGAAGCCGCACGCCGTGGACGCAGTGACAATCATCTGTTGCTTCTCAGCGTGCAGAGCATTCTGGCCATCAATGCGCAGGACAGCATTGCTGCCCTGGCGGGCCTCGACGGATTGCAACGGGGCCTGCAGGCCCTCTGCCCATTGCTACATAGGGGCCCGGCACAGGCGGAGGAAGCAGAAATCTTGCGCTATACCCTCTCGCTGGCCAAGTTGAGCGGCCGCCTTCTGGCGCAGCCAAAAGCCATGGATCGCGTTCAACGGGGCATAGAGCAGGCGCGACGCCAAGTCGATCATTTTGGCGAGCTGCTTCATCCCAGTGTCCTCGCTGGGCTGGCGGACACCTACGCTGAGGGTATCGGCACACTCTCGCCGCGGATCATTGTGTCTGGGGAAAGCCGCTTTCTCACGCGCGACGAGGATACCGCCCGCATTCGCACTCTCCTCCTCGGGGGAATCCGTGCCGGAGTGTTGTGGCGCCAGGCAGGGGGCAGAATCTGGACCACGCTGCTCGAACGGGGAAAACTCTGTGAGTGCAGCCGCGATTATCTGCGTCAGTTGCCCGGCCGCGCCTGA
- the rluB gene encoding 23S rRNA pseudouridine(2605) synthase RluB, whose translation MDEKLQKVLARYGLGSRRALEEWIAAGRVSVNGKIAKLGDRVDANAQLLVDGKALQIPAWSQGRLRILRYHKPAGEICSRRDPEGRPSVFDRLPRLRASRWVSIGRLDLNSEGLLLLTNDGDLANRLMHPRYGLQREYAVRVLGRLSDEQIEQLLSGVELEDGPAKFLQIEDAGGEGANRWYHVTLEEGRNREVRRLFSALNLAVSRLIRVRYGPIEMPRHLKSGYFEELPEEERAALFAQIDWQEQPDLPANRRPGQPIGAARRRRMPPRQ comes from the coding sequence ATGGATGAGAAGTTACAAAAGGTGCTGGCGCGCTACGGCCTGGGCTCGCGCCGAGCCTTGGAGGAATGGATTGCCGCAGGGCGCGTCAGTGTGAATGGAAAAATTGCCAAACTGGGCGATCGCGTAGACGCAAACGCGCAACTTCTGGTGGATGGCAAAGCTCTGCAAATTCCCGCCTGGAGCCAAGGGCGTCTGCGGATTTTGCGCTACCACAAACCGGCGGGTGAGATCTGTAGCCGTCGTGACCCCGAAGGTCGGCCCTCCGTTTTCGACCGTTTACCGCGCCTGCGCGCCAGCCGCTGGGTCTCCATCGGCCGGCTGGATCTGAATTCCGAGGGTCTGCTCCTCCTCACCAATGATGGAGATCTGGCCAATCGTTTGATGCACCCGCGCTATGGACTGCAGCGGGAATACGCGGTTCGGGTGCTCGGACGGCTGTCTGACGAACAGATCGAACAACTGCTCAGTGGCGTGGAACTGGAAGACGGACCCGCCAAATTTCTGCAGATCGAAGATGCCGGTGGGGAAGGGGCAAACCGCTGGTATCATGTCACGCTGGAGGAAGGTCGCAATCGCGAGGTGCGGCGCTTGTTCAGTGCCCTGAACCTGGCGGTAAGCAGGTTGATCCGTGTGCGCTATGGCCCCATCGAAATGCCCAGACATCTAAAAAGTGGATACTTCGAAGAGCTGCCAGAGGAAGAACGCGCGGCGCTTTTTGCGCAGATCGATTGGCAGGAACAACCCGATCTGCCGGCGAACCGGAGGCCAGGACAGCCTATTGGCGCGGCACGGAGACGGCGGATGCCACCCCGGCAATGA
- the sfsA gene encoding DNA/RNA nuclease SfsA, whose translation MKLPLLTPAKLLRRYKRFLADCELSDGEVVQVHCPNPGSMRSCAEAGQPVLLSWHADQKRKLPWTWELYWSGASWVTINTQRPNAVVAEALRKQQIVELAGYRELRREVAFGERERVDFWLGDPERGEAFVEVKSCTLLDEDGVLRFPDAPSSRALRHLQALERERSRGHRAVLLFLLGREDGHGFAPADAIDSNYGAALRRARERGVEVLAYRSRVRPDNIELCDAEPLLF comes from the coding sequence ATGAAACTGCCCCTCCTTACCCCGGCCAAGCTACTGCGGCGCTATAAGCGTTTTCTTGCCGACTGCGAGTTGAGCGACGGTGAGGTGGTACAGGTGCATTGTCCCAACCCGGGCAGCATGCGCAGCTGCGCCGAAGCAGGCCAGCCCGTCTTGTTGTCTTGGCATGCGGACCAAAAGCGTAAGCTCCCTTGGACTTGGGAACTCTACTGGAGCGGCGCGAGCTGGGTAACGATCAATACCCAGAGACCCAATGCCGTGGTGGCCGAAGCGCTGCGCAAGCAGCAGATCGTGGAACTCGCCGGGTACCGCGAGCTACGCCGCGAAGTTGCCTTCGGCGAGCGCGAACGGGTGGATTTCTGGCTAGGCGACCCCGAGCGCGGCGAGGCCTTCGTCGAAGTCAAATCCTGCACCCTGCTGGACGAGGATGGCGTACTGCGCTTTCCGGACGCACCTAGCAGTCGAGCGCTGCGTCATCTGCAGGCACTGGAGCGCGAGCGATCGCGCGGACACCGCGCGGTCCTACTGTTTTTGCTGGGGCGGGAGGACGGTCATGGTTTTGCACCCGCCGACGCGATCGACTCCAACTACGGAGCCGCACTGCGCCGCGCCCGCGAGCGGGGTGTCGAGGTGCTTGCCTACCGAAGCCGAGTCAGGCCTGATAATATAGAACTCTGTGACGCGGAGCCTCTACTATTTTGA
- a CDS encoding TDT family transporter, protein MGFLSHVPNGDIRQVIRHFTPNWFTANMGTGILALMLALFPYGHWGQVDIAKGLWCINSLFFALFSILFLSRAVFYFQDLRKLLDHPVQSLFIGAIPMGFATIVNGFFIIWPLRPESLVVATAFWWIDVILALISVLLVPYLMFTSQGHSMERMTAAWLLPIVPPEVAAASGGLLAPHLAPAAAENVIYTSYVLWAISVLLAMGILAILLLRLTLHKLPHQDMAVSSWLTLGPLGTGAMAMITLGNADFASFHGALTEMAHFAQLAGLMIALLLWGFGLWWMSMAIFFTLRYLREGLPFNMGWWGFTFPLGVFNAATYLLADKTGFWVFQPLGAAFTILLAFFWTIVTRKSFLGMWTGRLFRAPCLSEETGLPMACERPQKASQEASTMVS, encoded by the coding sequence ATGGGTTTCCTCTCACATGTACCGAACGGTGACATCCGGCAGGTGATTCGTCACTTTACCCCCAACTGGTTCACCGCCAATATGGGAACCGGCATCCTGGCTCTGATGTTGGCCCTCTTTCCGTACGGCCACTGGGGGCAAGTGGATATTGCCAAGGGTCTGTGGTGCATCAACAGCCTTTTCTTTGCCTTATTCAGTATCCTTTTCCTCAGTCGGGCGGTATTTTACTTTCAGGATCTTCGAAAACTCCTCGATCATCCCGTCCAGTCGCTCTTCATTGGTGCCATTCCCATGGGATTCGCCACCATCGTCAATGGCTTTTTCATTATCTGGCCCTTGCGTCCTGAAAGTCTGGTGGTCGCGACGGCCTTCTGGTGGATTGATGTCATTCTCGCCCTTATTTCCGTGCTGCTGGTGCCATATCTGATGTTCACCAGCCAAGGGCACAGCATGGAGCGAATGACCGCAGCCTGGCTACTACCCATTGTGCCGCCGGAGGTTGCCGCGGCCAGTGGTGGTCTGCTGGCGCCCCATCTGGCCCCCGCCGCAGCCGAGAATGTGATCTATACGAGCTATGTACTGTGGGCCATTTCGGTGTTGTTGGCCATGGGGATCCTGGCCATTCTGCTGCTGCGTTTGACCTTGCACAAGCTGCCGCATCAGGACATGGCCGTATCGAGCTGGTTGACCCTGGGACCCCTCGGTACCGGCGCGATGGCCATGATTACCCTCGGCAATGCAGATTTCGCCAGTTTTCACGGTGCGCTGACGGAAATGGCACATTTCGCGCAGCTGGCGGGTCTCATGATCGCCTTGCTATTGTGGGGCTTCGGCCTGTGGTGGATGAGCATGGCCATTTTCTTCACCCTGCGTTATTTGCGCGAAGGGTTGCCTTTCAATATGGGTTGGTGGGGATTCACCTTCCCTTTGGGAGTGTTCAACGCGGCCACGTACCTACTGGCCGACAAAACCGGCTTCTGGGTTTTTCAGCCCCTGGGCGCGGCCTTTACTATCCTACTGGCGTTTTTCTGGACGATCGTTACCCGTAAGAGCTTTCTGGGCATGTGGACGGGAAGGCTGTTTCGAGCCCCCTGCCTATCGGAGGAGACTGGCTTGCCGATGGCCTGTGAGCGTCCGCAGAAGGCCTCACAAGAGGCGAGCACGATGGTCTCGTAG
- the map gene encoding type I methionyl aminopeptidase → MLRRAQARPPVVVHNAAEIEKMRVAGQLTAMVLKMIAEHVRPGISTGELDKICHDYIVNDLQGIPAPLNYQPSPEYPPFPKSVCISVNHVICHGIPGDRILKDGDILNIDVTVIKDGFHGDSSKMFLVGNVPLKARRVVEVAHESMVRGIEVVRPGATLGDIGHAIQSYAEAQHCSVVREFCGHGIGRKFHDEPQILHYGEPGKGLALQVGQTFTIEPMINAGKRHIKALPDGWTIVTKDHSPSAQWEHTVLVTETGHEVLTQLPGDPL, encoded by the coding sequence ATGTTACGCCGAGCCCAAGCCCGTCCCCCGGTGGTTGTCCACAACGCCGCAGAAATCGAAAAAATGCGCGTTGCCGGGCAACTGACCGCCATGGTCCTGAAAATGATTGCCGAGCATGTGCGTCCCGGCATCAGCACGGGTGAACTCGATAAGATCTGTCACGACTATATCGTCAACGACTTGCAGGGGATCCCGGCTCCCCTCAATTACCAGCCCAGCCCGGAATATCCACCCTTCCCTAAGTCCGTTTGCATATCGGTCAATCACGTCATCTGCCACGGTATTCCTGGTGACCGCATTCTCAAGGACGGCGATATTCTCAATATCGATGTCACCGTCATCAAAGATGGCTTTCATGGCGACAGCAGCAAGATGTTTCTGGTAGGTAATGTGCCCCTGAAAGCGCGGCGTGTCGTCGAAGTGGCGCACGAGAGCATGGTGCGCGGCATCGAAGTCGTGCGCCCCGGGGCGACTCTTGGAGATATCGGTCACGCCATTCAGAGCTATGCCGAAGCGCAGCATTGTTCGGTCGTGCGCGAATTCTGTGGTCACGGTATTGGCCGCAAATTTCATGACGAACCGCAGATCCTGCATTACGGCGAGCCAGGCAAGGGACTGGCATTGCAGGTTGGGCAAACCTTCACCATCGAGCCCATGATCAACGCCGGCAAGCGTCATATTAAGGCCCTGCCCGATGGTTGGACCATCGTCACCAAAGATCACAGCCCCTCGGCGCAGTGGGAACACACGGTTCTGGTGACGGAGACCGGTCATGAAGTACTCACCCAGTTACCGGGAGATCCCCTCTGA
- a CDS encoding endonuclease has product MKQESVSDWNWVYQQLLAQWGAQHWWPAKTPFEVMVGAILTQNTAWTNVEKAIARLESADLLDVGRILDSDDANLETCLHPSGYYRVKARRLRSLCAFLQEEGCAERPESLRERGSLPELRRKLLGVHGIGEETADSILLYALQLPVMVVDAYTKRIAIRLAWCEERVRYAEIQRDIESALMHGDVELRKELHALLVELGKNICRPRRPICSQCPLSRRCAYGVDQARPGN; this is encoded by the coding sequence ATGAAGCAGGAGTCGGTCAGTGACTGGAATTGGGTGTACCAGCAGCTGCTGGCGCAGTGGGGAGCACAGCACTGGTGGCCCGCCAAAACTCCTTTCGAGGTGATGGTAGGCGCCATTCTCACGCAAAATACCGCTTGGACGAATGTGGAGAAGGCGATTGCGCGCCTGGAGTCTGCCGACCTACTGGATGTTGGGAGGATTCTCGACAGCGATGATGCGAATCTGGAGACTTGTTTGCATCCTTCCGGCTACTACCGGGTGAAAGCCCGCCGCTTGCGTTCCCTCTGTGCCTTCCTGCAGGAAGAGGGCTGTGCCGAGAGGCCAGAGTCCCTGCGCGAGCGAGGCAGTTTGCCGGAACTGCGCAGGAAATTGCTGGGGGTGCATGGCATAGGAGAGGAAACCGCGGATTCCATCCTGCTGTATGCACTCCAACTGCCAGTCATGGTGGTGGATGCGTATACCAAGCGGATCGCCATCCGTCTTGCCTGGTGCGAGGAGCGCGTCCGTTACGCGGAGATACAGCGTGACATCGAGTCCGCTCTGATGCACGGCGATGTGGAACTGCGCAAGGAACTGCACGCCTTGCTCGTGGAACTGGGCAAAAACATTTGCCGACCGCGTCGCCCAATTTGCAGCCAATGTCCGTTGAGCAGGCGCTGCGCCTATGGAGTCGATCAGGCGCGGCCGGGCAACTGA
- a CDS encoding LysR family transcriptional regulator: protein MERRIDPSLLLIWAQAARAGNLHQAAERLFLTQPAISHRLKQLQERVGEPLYRRTHRGISPTPIGIALWRIGERIEAALAEVDSLCTDSQGLLTGTVHMAASQSNAEVLLPRLLAEFHRDYPGIHLQVCALNSRQARQNKDEYDLVFVEDDLQLGEQGSWRSETLVETEVGLILPMDHPWAREDSAIPLQVLEGNDLIWREPGSGIREAVQQTAKRLGIDLAIRYEFSGHAAIREGVRSGLGFGFSSFYRSNLPDDLRLLHFDPPIPHRLAVLFREDANPATQTLLQTLRIHLQGTDV, encoded by the coding sequence ATGGAGCGACGCATCGATCCTAGCCTGCTTCTAATCTGGGCACAAGCCGCACGTGCCGGCAATCTGCATCAGGCAGCAGAACGCCTTTTTCTGACGCAACCCGCCATATCTCATCGTCTCAAACAGTTGCAGGAGCGCGTGGGCGAGCCTCTCTATCGTCGCACCCATCGCGGTATCAGCCCTACGCCCATCGGCATTGCCCTGTGGCGTATCGGCGAGCGCATCGAAGCTGCATTGGCCGAGGTCGACTCCCTGTGCACCGACAGCCAAGGTCTATTGACCGGTACGGTGCACATGGCAGCCAGTCAAAGCAACGCCGAAGTGCTGTTACCGCGCCTACTGGCGGAGTTCCACCGCGACTATCCCGGAATCCATTTGCAGGTTTGCGCGCTCAACAGCCGCCAGGCGCGGCAAAACAAGGATGAGTATGATCTGGTCTTTGTCGAAGACGACCTCCAACTCGGAGAGCAAGGCAGCTGGCGATCCGAAACCCTCGTCGAAACCGAAGTCGGTCTGATCCTACCTATGGATCATCCTTGGGCGCGGGAAGACTCGGCGATCCCGTTGCAGGTCTTGGAGGGTAATGATCTGATCTGGCGAGAACCCGGTTCCGGCATTCGCGAGGCGGTGCAGCAGACCGCCAAGCGCCTCGGCATCGACTTGGCCATTCGCTATGAGTTCAGTGGCCACGCGGCCATCCGCGAAGGCGTTCGCAGCGGCTTGGGCTTCGGCTTTTCCTCCTTTTATCGGAGTAACCTGCCGGATGATCTGCGTCTGTTGCACTTTGACCCACCCATTCCGCATCGTCTCGCAGTCTTGTTTCGAGAGGATGCCAATCCGGCCACGCAGACCTTGCTGCAAACCTTGCGCATCCATCTGCAGGGTACCGACGTATGA
- a CDS encoding EcsC family protein, protein MAEIQRLLTEEDAAELRRARDLLENPGLAARLVDRLGAPIEQGLQRLPQKWHREIARISEQALGKATEAALFTLDDAPFRKPSPRWHQAAVAASGAVGGFFGLSALAVELPISTTIILRSIIDIARSQGEIISSPATKAACLEVFALGSTRQDTDDAAETGYYAARVALSGLVSEVGRAGASGAGSSSSTALLALLRKVAERFGVAVTDKALAQLVPALGAIGGATINSIFITHFQDMATGHFLIRKLERKYGRTLIAEAYQALS, encoded by the coding sequence ATGGCGGAGATACAACGGCTGTTGACCGAGGAAGATGCTGCCGAATTGCGCAGAGCCCGTGATCTTCTGGAAAATCCCGGCTTGGCGGCACGTCTCGTGGACCGGCTGGGGGCTCCCATCGAACAGGGTCTGCAACGACTGCCGCAAAAATGGCACCGCGAGATTGCTCGAATCAGCGAACAGGCGCTGGGCAAGGCGACCGAGGCAGCCCTCTTCACCCTGGATGACGCGCCCTTCCGCAAGCCGTCCCCACGTTGGCACCAGGCAGCCGTCGCGGCCTCTGGCGCAGTGGGGGGATTTTTTGGTCTTTCCGCTCTTGCTGTGGAGCTGCCGATCTCGACCACGATCATCTTGCGTTCCATCATCGACATCGCCCGCAGTCAGGGAGAAATCATCAGCAGCCCCGCCACCAAAGCCGCCTGTCTGGAGGTCTTCGCCCTGGGGAGTACCAGACAGGACACAGACGATGCGGCAGAAACCGGCTACTACGCTGCGCGCGTGGCCCTGAGTGGACTCGTCAGCGAAGTTGGCCGGGCGGGCGCCAGCGGCGCCGGATCCTCCTCCAGCACCGCCCTGTTGGCCTTGCTGCGCAAGGTGGCCGAACGCTTTGGCGTAGCGGTAACCGACAAGGCTCTAGCACAGCTGGTGCCTGCCTTGGGCGCCATCGGCGGCGCCACGATCAATAGCATTTTCATAACGCATTTTCAGGACATGGCGACCGGCCATTTCCTCATCCGCAAGCTGGAACGCAAATATGGCCGGACCTTGATAGCAGAAGCATATCAGGCCCTCAGTTGA